The proteins below are encoded in one region of Candidatus Zixiibacteriota bacterium:
- a CDS encoding glutamine synthetase family protein — protein sequence MPAVTRTREDVLRLIDEAEVRYIRLCFTDILGRIKGMTITRAEIEQVLEEGQGFDGSSIEGFARIDESDLMAMPDPVTFRIIPWEIAGERVAQLFCDITNPDGSPYDGDPRWVLRRTLSRLEKKKWTFYVGPECEYFYFENGQEPNILDQTGYFDYGSVDIGTQLRKKTVNALELLDIPVECAHHEVAPSQHEIDLKYQEALVMADFVQVYKFVVKEIASENDMYATFMPKPLYGENGSGMHVHMSIFEGDKNLFFDAKGEYNLSAMARHFVAGVLRHIREITLVNNQWINSYKRLVPGYEAPVYVSWGRRNRSSLVRVPMYRVGKERATRIELRSPDPSANPYLAFACILAAGLKGVEEKYELEKPTERNIFGMTEDERMKFVTLPGSLDDATREAEQSELLRETLGEHVFDKLIANKKIEWDQYRTHVSEFEIQKYLSML from the coding sequence GTGCCAGCCGTGACCAGAACACGCGAGGACGTCCTCAGATTAATTGATGAGGCGGAGGTCCGCTACATTCGCCTTTGTTTCACCGACATTCTCGGACGTATCAAAGGGATGACCATTACCCGGGCGGAAATCGAGCAGGTGCTCGAAGAGGGCCAGGGCTTTGACGGCTCATCAATCGAAGGCTTCGCGCGTATCGATGAATCCGACCTCATGGCGATGCCGGATCCCGTCACGTTTCGCATTATCCCGTGGGAAATCGCGGGGGAACGCGTCGCGCAGTTGTTCTGCGATATCACCAATCCCGACGGTTCGCCGTACGACGGCGACCCGCGCTGGGTGCTGCGCCGCACTCTCTCCCGCTTGGAGAAGAAGAAATGGACCTTCTACGTCGGTCCGGAGTGCGAGTACTTCTACTTTGAAAACGGACAGGAACCGAATATCCTCGACCAGACGGGGTATTTCGACTACGGCTCGGTCGATATCGGCACCCAGCTTCGAAAAAAGACGGTCAATGCCCTCGAGTTGCTCGACATTCCCGTCGAATGCGCACACCATGAGGTTGCCCCAAGCCAGCACGAAATAGACCTCAAGTATCAGGAAGCGCTCGTCATGGCCGATTTCGTGCAGGTCTACAAGTTTGTAGTGAAGGAAATCGCGAGCGAAAACGACATGTACGCCACCTTCATGCCCAAGCCGCTGTACGGCGAAAACGGCTCGGGAATGCATGTGCATATGTCGATTTTCGAAGGCGACAAAAACCTGTTCTTCGACGCCAAAGGAGAGTACAATCTCTCCGCCATGGCACGCCACTTCGTGGCCGGAGTGCTGAGGCACATCCGTGAGATCACGCTTGTAAACAACCAGTGGATCAATTCGTACAAGCGGCTGGTGCCGGGCTACGAAGCGCCCGTCTATGTCAGCTGGGGTCGGCGCAACCGGTCGTCGCTCGTGCGGGTGCCCATGTACCGGGTAGGCAAAGAGCGCGCCACACGCATCGAACTGCGCTCTCCCGACCCCTCCGCCAACCCTTACCTCGCGTTTGCCTGCATCCTGGCAGCAGGATTAAAGGGGGTTGAGGAGAAATACGAATTGGAAAAGCCGACCGAACGCAACATTTTTGGCATGACCGAGGATGAGCGCATGAAGTTCGTGACATTGCCCGGCTCGCTCGACGACGCCACACGCGAGGCCGAGCAATCGGAGCTGCTGCGCGAAACACTTGGCGAACACGTTTTCGACAAGCTGATTGCGAACAAGAAAATCGAGTGGGACCAGTACCGCACCCATGTGTCTGAGTTCGAGATCCAGAAGTACCTCTCGATGTTGTAG
- a CDS encoding dCMP deaminase family protein, producing MSQKRMHYLSWDDYFMAVAELSAQRSKDPSTQVGACIVNVKRRIIGIGYNGFPRGLSDDVAPWSREGDFLDTKYPYVCHAEMNAITNSSNKADLEGAAIYVSLFPCNECAKLIVQVGIKEVVYLSDKYREQDVFKASRRILEAAGVVCRRLQPQTHRIELTLEANDESA from the coding sequence ATGTCCCAGAAACGCATGCATTACTTGAGCTGGGATGACTACTTCATGGCGGTCGCCGAACTATCAGCCCAGCGGTCCAAGGACCCGAGTACCCAGGTTGGCGCCTGTATTGTCAATGTCAAACGCCGTATAATCGGCATCGGTTATAACGGCTTTCCAAGGGGCCTCTCCGATGATGTCGCGCCGTGGTCGCGGGAAGGCGACTTCCTCGACACCAAGTACCCGTATGTTTGCCATGCCGAGATGAACGCCATTACCAACTCCTCCAACAAAGCTGATCTGGAAGGCGCCGCTATTTACGTGTCGCTGTTCCCCTGCAATGAATGCGCCAAGCTGATCGTACAGGTAGGCATCAAAGAAGTAGTCTACTTGTCGGACAAGTATCGGGAACAGGACGTCTTTAAGGCCTCACGACGGATCCTGGAGGCGGCCGGTGTCGTCTGCCGCCGACTCCAGCCGCAAACCCATCGAATTGAACTGACGCTTGAAGCAAACGACGAAAGTGCCTGA
- a CDS encoding slipin family protein codes for MSPFPTVLAVIIIFGLLLLFNMIKVLKEYERGVIFRLGRLIGAKGPGLIILIPIVDKMVRVDLRVITYDIPAQDVITRDNVSVKVNAVVYFQITDANKAIVSVANFFEATSQIAQTTLRSVLGQQELDNLLADRETINAELQRIIDDQTEPWGVKVSVVEVKNVDLPPEMQRAIARQAEAERERRAKVIHAEGELQASEKLAEAARVIGRAPNAMQLRFLQTLVEVSAEKNSTTIFPVPIDLLNLLGDYMKAKTGEAARS; via the coding sequence ATGTCACCATTCCCGACCGTGTTAGCCGTCATCATAATCTTCGGGCTGCTGCTTCTGTTCAACATGATCAAGGTGCTCAAGGAATATGAACGCGGCGTGATCTTCCGGCTCGGACGCCTCATCGGCGCCAAGGGACCCGGGCTGATAATCCTTATCCCGATCGTCGATAAGATGGTTCGAGTCGACCTGCGTGTCATCACCTACGATATCCCGGCGCAGGATGTCATCACCCGCGACAACGTTTCTGTCAAAGTGAATGCGGTAGTCTATTTCCAGATCACCGATGCAAACAAGGCGATTGTCTCGGTAGCCAACTTCTTCGAGGCAACCTCGCAGATCGCCCAGACGACCCTCCGTTCGGTCCTGGGACAGCAGGAACTGGACAACCTCTTGGCCGACCGGGAGACAATAAATGCCGAGTTGCAGCGGATCATTGACGACCAGACCGAACCGTGGGGCGTCAAAGTCTCGGTGGTCGAGGTCAAAAACGTGGACCTGCCACCCGAAATGCAGCGCGCGATTGCCCGACAGGCCGAAGCCGAACGTGAGCGCCGCGCCAAGGTTATTCATGCCGAAGGAGAACTGCAGGCCTCAGAAAAACTGGCCGAGGCGGCCCGGGTCATCGGCCGGGCTCCCAATGCCATGCAGCTTCGCTTCCTGCAAACGCTGGTTGAGGTCTCAGCCGAGAAAAACTCCACCACTATTTTCCCGGTTCCGATCGACCTGCTCAACCTGCTGGGCGACTATATGAAGGCAAAAACCGGCGAAGCCGCCAGGTCATAA
- a CDS encoding nodulation protein NfeD, whose protein sequence is MKHKILLFLIGFLLLSPGFTYTLRLVADDSVTADSVPLTSQKADKAPAIVYVMQVDGAIGIVTEERIEEAIAMATESGAELIVIEMDTPGGFMDATQGITKMLLNSEVPVCTYVAPSGSRAGSAGVYIAYASHFAAMAPSTNIGAAHPVGGQGQQIDSVMNEKVTNDAVAQIRAAAERRGRNVEWAEKAVRESVSITDREALEMNVIDVRAKSLNDLLNQLNGRTTKMADDSEKVMRLDDYVVRTIEMSFKDQLLSILSSPTVAFALLSIGGLGVILELYNPGAILPGVVGGISLLLGAYSLNLLPINYAGVLLIFLAIIMFVAEFKIASAGLLTIGGIIALFFGGLLLVDSVDPAMQVSRTALITIVVLVGLSFAIITRLVVRAQRSRPFTGDSALVGRTATVRKPGFVYIEGALWRIAPADGFDTGDKVEITAVDGLTLRVKKVDS, encoded by the coding sequence ATGAAACACAAGATTCTTCTTTTCCTTATCGGCTTTCTGCTGCTCTCACCCGGATTCACTTACACGCTTCGCCTCGTTGCCGATGACAGCGTGACCGCCGATTCCGTCCCGCTCACCAGCCAGAAGGCTGACAAGGCTCCGGCCATCGTCTACGTCATGCAGGTGGACGGGGCGATTGGTATTGTAACCGAGGAGCGGATTGAGGAAGCCATTGCGATGGCCACCGAGAGCGGCGCCGAGCTCATCGTGATAGAGATGGACACGCCGGGTGGCTTCATGGACGCGACCCAGGGAATCACAAAGATGCTGCTGAACAGCGAGGTGCCGGTCTGTACCTATGTAGCCCCGTCGGGTTCACGCGCCGGTTCAGCGGGAGTCTACATCGCCTACGCTTCCCACTTTGCCGCAATGGCGCCGTCAACCAACATCGGCGCCGCCCACCCGGTTGGCGGACAGGGGCAGCAGATAGACTCCGTCATGAATGAAAAGGTGACCAATGACGCGGTTGCACAGATTCGCGCTGCGGCCGAGCGTCGCGGAAGAAATGTCGAGTGGGCCGAAAAGGCCGTACGCGAATCCGTCTCCATTACGGATCGTGAAGCGCTCGAAATGAACGTGATCGACGTACGGGCCAAGTCGCTCAACGATTTGCTGAATCAGCTGAACGGCCGGACCACTAAGATGGCTGATGATTCGGAGAAAGTCATGCGCCTTGACGACTACGTCGTGCGCACGATTGAGATGAGCTTCAAAGACCAGCTACTCAGTATCTTGTCGTCACCAACCGTGGCGTTCGCACTCCTGTCGATCGGCGGCCTCGGCGTAATACTGGAACTGTACAACCCGGGCGCGATCCTGCCCGGTGTGGTCGGCGGCATCAGCCTCTTACTGGGGGCCTACTCGCTGAACTTGTTGCCCATCAACTACGCCGGTGTCCTGCTGATCTTTCTTGCCATTATCATGTTTGTGGCCGAATTCAAAATAGCCAGCGCCGGGTTGCTCACTATCGGCGGCATCATCGCACTCTTTTTCGGAGGGTTGTTACTCGTGGACTCCGTAGACCCTGCCATGCAGGTTTCGCGCACCGCACTGATCACTATCGTCGTGCTCGTAGGCCTGTCGTTCGCCATCATCACACGCCTGGTGGTACGAGCGCAGCGGAGCAGGCCCTTTACCGGTGATTCGGCGCTGGTGGGCCGGACCGCAACGGTGCGAAAACCCGGTTTTGTATACATTGAGGGCGCGTTGTGGCGTATCGCTCCCGCCGACGGGTTTGATACCGGCGACAAGGTCGAGATTACGGCTGTCGACGGCCTCACCTTGAGAGTGAAAAAAGTTGACTCTTAG
- a CDS encoding amidohydrolase, with protein sequence MKTRMLICNARIYTQADRLVADSMAVRGNRIVAVGRNLRHDPDLRGYPVVDLGGKTVVPGFVDAHTHFAYFAVTLGQVNLHGLDSIEACLSTVKTFAAKLAKNEWVVGEGYAPDRWTRRVEPTAAMLDQVTGGRPAFLYSKDQHSCWVNSRALEMAGITARTADPGGGRIERDSEGNPTGLLREGPATKLVFERVPMPLGKEMDRRYARALQHAYRMGVTGVHSFDGPEAMRYFMDLAERNRVGLRVVYYPSADLLPHLLKEKIYFGTGTEFFRIAGVKVFADGSLGSQTALCFRRYRGSKSNYGIEVRTVADMRRIIKQAAKLNLPVAIHAIGDRAVSNVLDAFKTAPPLDFGARHRIEHLQLTRRSDIVRVKRLGITASMQPSHCPSDIDMIHRYWGSRGANAFVFRTLIDRGIPLAFGSDCPIEPLDPIAGIAAAVRRAGPGKRDVFYPEQRVTAAEAVHNFTVGPARAAGLEHCRGYLLPGYPADFVVLSQDITKVAASRIDATRVLATVIDGKVVFADESFSF encoded by the coding sequence TTGAAAACGCGCATGCTGATTTGTAACGCCCGTATCTACACACAGGCCGACAGGTTGGTCGCCGATTCAATGGCTGTCCGCGGCAATCGTATTGTAGCCGTAGGACGAAATCTGCGCCACGACCCGGATCTCAGAGGCTACCCTGTGGTCGATCTCGGTGGAAAGACCGTCGTTCCCGGATTCGTGGACGCACACACGCACTTCGCCTATTTCGCGGTTACGCTCGGTCAGGTGAACCTCCATGGTCTTGACAGCATTGAAGCCTGTCTATCCACGGTCAAAACCTTCGCCGCGAAGCTGGCGAAGAATGAATGGGTCGTCGGTGAGGGATATGCGCCGGATCGATGGACCAGGCGAGTTGAACCAACTGCAGCGATGCTGGATCAAGTCACGGGCGGTCGTCCGGCTTTCTTGTACTCCAAGGACCAGCACTCCTGCTGGGTGAATTCACGCGCGTTGGAAATGGCCGGTATCACCGCTCGGACGGCTGATCCCGGCGGAGGACGAATCGAGCGTGACAGCGAAGGGAACCCTACGGGACTTCTCCGCGAAGGACCCGCCACAAAACTGGTGTTTGAACGCGTACCCATGCCCCTCGGCAAGGAAATGGATCGACGGTACGCGCGTGCCCTTCAGCACGCCTATCGGATGGGTGTCACCGGCGTGCATTCCTTCGATGGTCCGGAAGCTATGCGGTACTTCATGGATCTTGCCGAGCGTAATCGAGTCGGACTTCGTGTTGTGTACTACCCATCAGCCGACCTGTTGCCGCATCTGCTGAAAGAAAAGATCTATTTCGGGACCGGAACCGAGTTTTTCCGAATCGCGGGGGTAAAGGTATTCGCCGATGGTTCGCTCGGTTCCCAGACTGCCCTGTGTTTCAGGCGGTATCGGGGATCGAAATCCAATTACGGTATCGAAGTTCGGACGGTCGCGGATATGCGCCGCATCATAAAGCAGGCGGCAAAGCTCAACTTGCCGGTCGCAATCCACGCTATCGGTGACAGGGCGGTGTCCAACGTGCTCGATGCGTTTAAGACAGCTCCGCCTCTCGACTTCGGAGCGCGTCACCGTATCGAACACCTCCAGCTCACAAGACGCTCCGATATCGTCCGGGTCAAACGGCTCGGAATAACGGCGTCGATGCAGCCGTCGCACTGTCCCTCAGACATCGATATGATACACCGGTATTGGGGATCACGTGGCGCCAATGCGTTTGTATTCCGCACCCTGATCGACCGCGGTATCCCGCTTGCATTTGGTTCGGACTGCCCGATCGAGCCACTGGACCCGATCGCCGGCATTGCCGCCGCGGTCAGGCGGGCTGGGCCCGGAAAACGTGACGTGTTCTACCCCGAACAGCGAGTTACGGCCGCCGAGGCGGTGCACAACTTCACCGTCGGACCGGCTCGAGCTGCCGGCCTGGAACACTGTCGCGGCTATCTGCTCCCCGGGTATCCGGCGGACTTCGTGGTGCTGAGCCAGGATATTACGAAGGTTGCCGCGTCGCGGATTGACGCCACCCGCGTGCTCGCCACCGTAATCGACGGAAAGGTCGTTTTCGCCGACGAATCTTTTTCGTTTTAA
- the selB gene encoding selenocysteine-specific translation elongation factor, translating into MIVVGTAGHIDHGKSSLVRRLTGSDPDRLPEEKERGMTIDLGFAFHTTSAGDTIAFVDVPGHERFVKNMIAGAGGIDAVVLVVAADDGWMPQTQEHFQIVRLLGVRHGLIVVNKADLAQPDWIDLLEADIAERVAGSFLDGAPIVRVSAVTGDGLDRLLSELESMAARIAARKSIGKARLYIDRSFIRPGIGGVVTGTLRGGTLSVGQTVAVWPSRQVGRIRTLQSQNRDWQEVRPGQRTAVSFTGIEKDNLVRGGCITDRADLSFFADHPVLVIAAEMLAEAPVPLEDGRRVVLLLGTSETEGDVRIFDVDSLRPGSSGLAFIKPQDPIYGLVGDTCILRLPTPMVTLGGGRLIDHLARFPRRKDLAQLAYLQKRTSGDLRSLVVSELEKLILAPVDSFLVNSDFAASEISEAVDSLVRSGAAGVFAARVYLNEVLQRTAHQCRSRLEEHLHRHSHVKGLLAEELLALLPIERSTATILIEYMVDQKILGRDGEYFNVAGRTATLKGVIKQAHDEILTALETDPYAPPTLATFTARGKIYQQAIKFMLDSREAHKCGAEFLFLRRIWDEIVGYIVESLQTEGQLPVTTLRDRFGFTRKYVIPILEETDRLGITKRAGDNRVKGDRFENAHADL; encoded by the coding sequence ATGATTGTCGTTGGAACTGCCGGACATATCGATCACGGAAAGTCGTCTCTCGTGCGTCGGTTGACAGGCTCCGATCCCGACCGCCTCCCGGAGGAGAAAGAACGGGGGATGACGATCGATCTGGGATTCGCTTTCCACACGACCTCGGCCGGCGACACGATTGCGTTTGTCGATGTCCCGGGTCATGAGCGATTTGTCAAGAACATGATCGCAGGAGCCGGCGGTATCGATGCGGTTGTGCTGGTTGTTGCGGCCGACGACGGGTGGATGCCGCAAACCCAGGAACACTTCCAGATTGTGCGGTTGCTTGGTGTGCGCCACGGCCTGATAGTGGTAAACAAGGCGGACCTCGCGCAGCCCGACTGGATCGATCTACTCGAAGCCGACATCGCCGAGCGGGTTGCCGGCTCCTTTCTTGACGGTGCGCCGATCGTTCGCGTCTCGGCCGTCACGGGGGATGGGCTCGATCGATTGTTGTCGGAACTGGAGTCGATGGCTGCACGGATCGCGGCTCGCAAATCAATCGGCAAAGCACGCCTGTATATCGATCGATCCTTTATCCGTCCCGGAATCGGCGGGGTCGTGACCGGTACGCTTCGCGGTGGTACGCTCTCCGTTGGGCAGACCGTCGCCGTCTGGCCGTCGCGCCAGGTCGGTCGCATCCGAACGCTCCAATCCCAGAACCGTGACTGGCAGGAGGTCCGGCCGGGTCAGCGAACTGCCGTGTCGTTCACCGGGATCGAAAAAGACAATCTGGTCCGGGGAGGTTGCATTACGGATCGTGCCGATCTGTCCTTTTTCGCCGACCACCCGGTGCTGGTTATTGCCGCTGAAATGCTGGCCGAAGCGCCCGTGCCGCTGGAAGACGGACGTCGTGTGGTGCTCTTGCTGGGTACGTCTGAGACTGAGGGGGACGTGCGGATATTCGATGTGGACTCCCTGCGTCCCGGCAGCTCGGGACTGGCCTTCATTAAACCGCAGGACCCCATTTATGGTCTGGTTGGTGATACATGCATATTGCGGCTGCCGACACCGATGGTGACGCTTGGTGGCGGCCGCCTGATCGATCACCTGGCGCGGTTCCCGCGGCGCAAAGACCTCGCTCAGCTCGCGTATCTGCAGAAGCGAACATCCGGAGACCTTCGGTCCCTGGTTGTGTCGGAACTCGAAAAACTCATACTTGCTCCGGTAGACTCCTTCCTCGTGAACTCGGACTTTGCGGCGTCGGAGATTTCAGAGGCGGTGGACAGTCTGGTACGCAGTGGTGCCGCGGGTGTTTTTGCGGCCCGCGTGTATCTCAACGAGGTTCTGCAACGAACGGCCCATCAGTGCCGAAGCCGGCTGGAAGAACATCTGCATCGCCATTCTCATGTAAAGGGGTTGCTTGCTGAGGAACTGCTGGCTCTACTGCCAATCGAACGGTCTACGGCGACGATCCTGATTGAGTACATGGTCGACCAGAAAATCCTGGGCCGCGACGGCGAGTACTTCAACGTGGCGGGTCGAACCGCGACTCTCAAAGGTGTCATTAAACAGGCTCACGACGAGATCCTGACTGCCCTGGAGACGGATCCGTATGCTCCCCCGACACTTGCCACTTTCACCGCCAGGGGGAAGATCTATCAGCAGGCTATAAAGTTCATGCTGGACTCTCGCGAGGCTCACAAATGCGGGGCCGAGTTTCTATTCCTGCGGCGAATCTGGGACGAAATCGTGGGCTATATCGTGGAAAGCCTCCAGACTGAGGGTCAACTGCCAGTCACCACCCTGCGTGACCGGTTTGGCTTCACCCGCAAATACGTCATTCCAATCCTGGAAGAAACGGATCGCCTCGGTATTACAAAACGAGCAGGCGACAACCGCGTAAAGGGAGACCGATTTGAAAACGCGCATGCTGATTTGTAA
- the selA gene encoding L-seryl-tRNA(Sec) selenium transferase, giving the protein MAEESITALRDFPSVEELVQSEGLADVIALVPRPVAVQTIREVISDSKARFVSDGKPQSRASLESAIRRALHAAMRLEISKVINATGIVVHTNLGRAPLSDSIFEAIKQTVTGYGNIEFDLAGGSRGRRGAACERYLAQLANAEAGTVVNNCAAALFLTLNTFALRKGVVISRGELVQIGGGFRIPDILRRSGARLREVGSTNITALADYEQAIDSNTGMILKVHKSNFTQSGFTEEVPLKDLVELGRRCGIPVFNDLGSGVFINTRDLLGYAEPTVQQSVAAGADLTSFSGDKMLGGSQAGLIVGRAELIDRLKKNPIFRTVRVDKITFSIVEKMLTCYMNNTHHTEIALWRLLSVPESVLYQRGKSILAALGNPAGLVIEATRVYIGGGALPQSDIPSVGIVFSGDYKPNRLLRLFRECTPPIIGRIEDDRFILDLKAVEESDLPVLVAAIRALIT; this is encoded by the coding sequence ATGGCCGAAGAATCCATCACAGCTCTGAGGGACTTCCCGTCGGTCGAGGAACTGGTCCAGTCGGAGGGGCTGGCCGATGTGATTGCACTCGTGCCCCGGCCGGTGGCCGTGCAAACCATTCGTGAGGTAATCTCCGACAGCAAGGCCAGATTCGTCTCAGATGGCAAGCCGCAATCGAGGGCATCACTGGAGTCGGCCATCCGCCGCGCGTTGCACGCCGCGATGCGTCTCGAGATCAGCAAGGTGATCAACGCGACCGGGATCGTGGTCCACACTAACCTCGGGCGAGCGCCACTTTCTGATTCGATTTTTGAAGCAATCAAGCAAACCGTAACGGGCTACGGTAATATCGAATTCGACCTTGCCGGCGGCTCCCGCGGTCGGCGCGGTGCGGCATGCGAACGCTACCTGGCCCAGCTCGCCAACGCCGAAGCAGGCACCGTGGTCAATAACTGCGCCGCCGCGCTGTTTCTGACTCTGAATACGTTCGCGCTTCGCAAAGGTGTGGTAATCTCGAGGGGAGAGCTGGTGCAGATCGGCGGCGGCTTCCGTATTCCCGATATCCTTCGTCGCTCGGGAGCCAGACTGCGCGAGGTCGGGAGTACGAACATCACTGCGCTTGCCGACTACGAACAGGCCATCGACAGCAATACCGGTATGATTCTCAAGGTGCACAAGAGCAACTTCACACAATCAGGGTTCACCGAGGAAGTCCCGCTGAAAGACCTTGTGGAGCTGGGTAGACGCTGCGGTATTCCGGTATTCAATGATCTGGGCAGTGGAGTGTTCATCAACACGCGGGATCTGCTTGGGTATGCAGAACCAACCGTTCAGCAGTCGGTTGCCGCAGGGGCCGACCTGACCAGTTTCTCCGGCGACAAAATGCTGGGTGGCTCACAAGCCGGACTGATTGTCGGTCGTGCGGAGCTGATCGACAGACTGAAAAAGAACCCGATCTTCCGAACTGTCCGGGTAGACAAGATCACGTTCTCGATTGTCGAAAAGATGCTCACGTGCTACATGAACAACACGCATCACACCGAGATTGCGCTCTGGCGATTGTTATCGGTACCGGAATCAGTCCTGTATCAGCGTGGCAAATCGATCCTCGCCGCGCTCGGCAATCCTGCCGGGCTGGTCATAGAAGCTACCCGCGTTTACATCGGCGGCGGGGCTCTTCCACAGTCCGACATCCCGTCGGTCGGCATCGTGTTCTCAGGCGACTATAAACCCAACCGACTGCTTCGCCTATTTCGGGAGTGTACGCCCCCGATCATTGGCCGCATAGAAGACGATCGGTTCATTCTTGACCTCAAGGCGGTCGAAGAGAGCGACCTTCCGGTACTCGTCGCCGCCATTCGAGCTTTAATCACCTGA
- a CDS encoding M28 family peptidase, whose protein sequence is MRNRLFVFALSLAVSGCSSAPVIPPVFDGARAYGYLTAQVDFGPRVPGTDAWRQCRSYYYAHFASLGLEVDSQAFAFYDPYSHADVPLVNVIARFRGGSENEPALLIGAHWDTRPRTDFHSDTSRTGEPIQGANDGASGVAVLMELANILAQRSPGINIDLVLFDGEDWGEAGDLDYYMLGSKHFARQKIRGRYRFGIVIDLIGDRDQQIYREAHSEQFYRPLNDMLWREAAALGLATFRDSVKYSVMDDHLPLSTGGVPTVLLIDFDYPAWHTAHDTPDKCSPESLANVGRLLAHVIYNRELWPKNPSQL, encoded by the coding sequence ATGAGGAATCGTCTGTTCGTATTTGCTCTGTCTCTCGCAGTATCGGGCTGCTCCTCCGCCCCTGTGATCCCCCCGGTGTTTGACGGCGCGAGAGCCTACGGCTATCTGACCGCACAGGTGGATTTCGGACCCCGCGTTCCCGGCACCGACGCGTGGCGCCAGTGCCGCTCATATTACTACGCGCACTTTGCGTCACTTGGGCTCGAGGTAGATTCTCAGGCCTTTGCCTTCTATGATCCGTACTCACACGCCGACGTTCCCCTGGTCAATGTGATCGCTCGATTCCGAGGCGGTTCGGAGAACGAACCTGCCCTGCTTATCGGCGCTCACTGGGACACGCGGCCGCGGACCGACTTTCACTCCGATACCAGCCGAACAGGAGAACCGATCCAGGGGGCCAACGACGGTGCGTCTGGCGTGGCGGTGCTCATGGAATTGGCGAATATCCTGGCGCAGCGTTCACCGGGTATCAACATCGACCTGGTGTTGTTTGACGGCGAAGACTGGGGAGAGGCCGGCGATCTGGATTATTATATGCTGGGTTCGAAACACTTTGCCAGACAGAAGATACGCGGCCGGTACCGTTTCGGAATCGTTATCGACCTCATCGGCGACCGCGATCAACAGATATACCGGGAAGCACACTCGGAGCAGTTTTACAGACCTCTTAACGATATGCTCTGGCGAGAGGCCGCAGCGCTCGGCCTTGCTACTTTTCGTGACAGCGTGAAATATAGCGTAATGGACGACCATTTGCCACTCTCGACCGGTGGCGTGCCGACAGTGCTGCTTATAGACTTCGACTACCCCGCGTGGCACACTGCACATGACACGCCCGACAAGTGCTCCCCGGAGTCTCTGGCGAATGTCGGTCGGTTGCTCGCCCACGTGATCTATAACAGGGAATTATGGCCGAAGAATCCATCACAGCTCTGA